The window TTTCTATCGATGACGCTACTATTATTAGCTTGTTGCCTAAAATGATTGTAACGGATACAATCCGCCACTAAAAGTTAGCAACGGATCGCCAACAGACTAATTCGCTACTAAATGTAAACAACCAATAAgtattactccatattaattAGTACATCCAAAATTTAGGAGTATCTATGAATATATCTAGTTAATGTGCAAAGGATGTGTTGAATtgctcaaaatcaaatttaacttGAATAAGTTTATAGCTAAATTTGAACTAGAGAAACTTTTACTGGACAGATGGGTCTGTACTTATCTTCATCTCCTAATTTCTTGATTCTATCCATTTCGATTGGAtatgaattaatatatagCATTGGTGAGTTTCCTGCGTTGATTTGGAGTCATTTGTGTTGAGACCAAGAGCCTTTTGTGCTGCCCCGATTCTGTTGTGCAGGGCAAGCAGCAGATTCTCATAACTTAGTTTCTTCTCTTGCTCTAATGTTTGGACAAAGCTGTAAGTAAGCGCCCTCGTTGCATTTCCCGTGAAAGCCTACATACATATAGCATATATAGCACCATTCCTTACTATTTAGTATTTCTAAACAATCTTGATGAAATTGGAAATATGACATACAGTGGTATCTCTTGAGCTCTGATGATCTCACAGGCGCTGATAGAGATGGCAAAACCCTCGCTAGTACCTTTGTAGGCGGAATTCGGGAGATAATGATCCTCCCACTTGTAGATGCTTGCCTGATCAAACACATGAGGAGTGAGTGAGTGAGtgacatatttatatagtGAGGTGAATGATCTAAGTCAAGAGAAAATTAAGACCTATTGATTCTGCAAACATTTGGGAGATCTAAAAAGGTGCCACTGAAGCAAGTGTCGATGATGGCATGAAGGGTTGCCCCTCTTGGCAATGGCCTTACAATGGTCGCGTTAGGTTCATCATCCAGTATCCTTCCCTTTGTCTCGTAGTCAACGGGTTTGCTATGTTTTATGACTTTTTATTCAATCTTATGTTATAGGGCACATATACAGACTGAGTTATTTGATAATAACTCATTAAGTAGGAGATGGAGTAGGAAATGGATGGCATAGGTGTTCCTCATTGATTTTGAGAATAGTTATAGTTATAGTGCAAATTACTAATATAGGGCACGTAGCAgttttgtgagtaaaataCAGGAATATTTGTACACTTTTATACTATCACCTTGGAGTACAGTAATTACTTATTTAGTTCTTTATCTGCAGCCCATCCACCTCTATAAAGTAAAAGTCTTCGAGTGAATCTCAAACATGTGAGAAGAACACAGTTGAGGTTCCTACATGCACAGGTACACAATCAATAAGTATAAGTAGTCCATATTAGTCCATGCATAATTTGGGAGTATATATCTAATGTTCAAAGGATGTGTTGTATTgcccaaaatcaaatttaacttGAACAAGTTTATTAAGATGACAGTCACCCAAAAGCTTGTGAGGGACAAACACCCCATCACCCCCTGTGTTTGCTAACTCAATTAGAAGATACTCCATCTTGCTTAGGTTTACGCAAacacaagaagaagaaaaatgtaaatataaacatacatacatacatacatacatacatacatacatacatacatacatacatacggTACCTGTATTGCTTTGGGGCCATATCTGTTAAGATTAAGAGCCTGTTGTACTGCCCCTATTCTGTTGCGCAGGGCAAGCATCAGATGCGCATAACTCACTCTCTTGGCTTGCTCCAATGTCTGGACAAAGTTGTAAGTAAGCGCCCCCGTTGGAATGCCATTGAAAGCCTGCATAGATATAGTAGCACCATTCCTTAACAATGAAATCAGGTACTTTGGCAAATTTGATGAAATCGGCAAATTTGACATACAGTGGTGTCTCCGGAGATCTGATGATCATCGCATGCGCTGATAGAGATGGCCAATCCCCCTCTGGTGCCTTTGTAGGCGCCATTCGGGGGGCTATGATCCTCCCACTTGTAGTACGCTTGCCTGATCAAACACACGAGTGAGTGACATATATATAGTGGGGTGAATTATCTAAGTCAAGAAAATTAAGACCTGTTGATTCTGCAAACATTTGTGAGATCTAAAAAGGTGCCACTGAAGCAAGAGTCGATGATGGCATGAAGGGTTGCCCCTCTCGGCAACGGCCTAACAATGATCACATTCAGTTCATCATCCAGTATCCTTCCCTCTGTCTCGTAGTCAACCGGCAATAGGGACTCGTCGTATCCATCCAACTCGTCCCCATCATGGTCCCTCACCTGTGAACCATGCCCCAAGTAGAAGAACACCAGCGAGTCCCCTGCCCGGCTGCCTTCTACAAGCCACCCCAGTGCCCTATGGATATTTCTCTTTGTTGGTATACGCCTGTcgtcctcttcctcctctgcaccacatatattttctcaacaaaatcatactactagacttatagtactatttacaTGTCATGTcagttttttcaaaaaatatttactacCACAAAATACAAGtagattaattttgttgacggacaaaaatgacaaaacaagACTATATACTATACCTGTTAGAACGAGGATGCTGGAGAGGGGAAAGCGGAACTTCTGGAGCAGAAGCCTCTTCATGGACGTGACGTTGTTGACACTGCCCCGAAGGCTGTTTCTATGCCCCTTGTAGGTAATGCCACACAGCACGGCTCGTTTATGTCCATAAGCATGAGAGAGCTCACTCAGCTGCTTTGGTGGTGCATTGCTTTTCTGTACCCTACCATTTGCTGCATAAGCACAGCAGCTTGGACAGGAGAGACTCTGCGCGTCGAGTGGCACCACATATATTGTCCGGCACCACCTGCAGCACACTCTGTTGCTCGCCATTTTCTCTTAGTTTCTTGGCTTGAACAAGAGTTTATGTTAATGCGGAGGGTTCTTTACTCTATTTATAGGAAGATGGAGATAACTTCAATCCATCGAAATAAACAAAGGATTATcctatagtattatttttatctatctagACTAATCCTTGGAAAAAGTAGACGCCCCCTTAGT is drawn from Salvia hispanica cultivar TCC Black 2014 chromosome 6, UniMelb_Shisp_WGS_1.0, whole genome shotgun sequence and contains these coding sequences:
- the LOC125193433 gene encoding metacaspase-1-like isoform X1; translated protein: MASNRVCCRWCRTIYVVPLDAQSLSCPSCCAYAANGRVQKSNAPPKQLSELSHAYGHKRAVLCGITYKGHRNSLRGSVNNVTSMKRLLLQKFRFPLSSILVLTEEEEDDRRIPTKRNIHRALGWLVEGSRAGDSLVFFYLGHGSQVRDHDGDELDGYDESLLPVDYETEGRILDDELNVIIVRPLPRGATLHAIIDSCFSGTFLDLTNVCRINRQAYYKWEDHSPPNGAYKGTRGGLAISISACDDHQISGDTTAFNGIPTGALTYNFVQTLEQAKRVSYAHLMLALRNRIGAVQQALNLNRYGPKAIQASIYKWEDHYLPNSAYKGTSEGFAISISACEIIRAQEIPLLSREMQRGRLLTALSKH
- the LOC125193433 gene encoding metacaspase-1-like isoform X2, which translates into the protein MASNRVCCRWCRTIYVVPLDAQSLSCPSCCAYAANGRVQKSNAPPKQLSELSHAYGHKRAVLCGITYKGHRNSLRGSVNNVTSMKRLLLQKFRFPLSSILVLTEEEEDDRRIPTKRNIHRALGWLVEGSRAGDSLVFFYLGHGSQVRDHDGDELDGYDESLLPVDYETEGRILDDELNVIIVRPLPRGATLHAIIDSCFSGTFLDLTNVCRINRQAYYKWEDHSPPNGAYKGTRGGLAISISACDDHQISGDTTAFNGIPTGALTYNFVQTLEQAKRVSYAHLMLALRNRIGAVQQALNLNRYGPKAIQEPQLCSSHMFEIHSKTFTL